In Mycoplasmopsis fermentans PG18, one genomic interval encodes:
- the kduI gene encoding 5-dehydro-4-deoxy-D-glucuronate isomerase, with the protein MRFKTTYAVSANETSRMTTEELRSNFLIEDLFESGKLNVQYLHYDRIIVGGATPTSKGLNLDEVAKEIAAPYFCERREIGIINIGNTGYIEFDNGIEKLENKDGLYLPVGNKKIIFKSADSKKPAKFYFFSTQGLKPLPVRKVNIKDAIPNKLGTPAESNVRTIYQYFHPKVCQTNSLLMGLTILEPNNMWNTMPCHTHERRTECYLYIDVAEGQRVIHLMGKPQETKHLVVKNEGFVISAPWSIHSGVGTSNYAFIWAMGGENLDYTDMQGVKTIDLK; encoded by the coding sequence ATGAGATTTAAAACAACATATGCAGTTTCAGCAAATGAAACATCAAGAATGACAACAGAAGAACTGAGAAGTAATTTCTTAATTGAAGATTTATTTGAAAGCGGAAAGCTTAATGTTCAATATCTTCACTATGACAGAATAATTGTTGGTGGTGCAACGCCTACATCAAAAGGTTTAAATTTAGATGAAGTAGCAAAAGAAATTGCTGCACCATATTTCTGTGAAAGAAGAGAAATAGGAATTATAAACATTGGCAATACTGGTTATATTGAATTTGACAATGGAATTGAAAAACTAGAAAATAAAGATGGTTTATATTTACCTGTAGGTAACAAAAAAATTATTTTTAAATCAGCTGATAGTAAAAAACCTGCAAAATTTTATTTCTTTTCAACTCAAGGCCTTAAACCACTACCAGTTAGAAAAGTAAATATTAAAGATGCAATTCCAAATAAATTAGGAACACCAGCTGAAAGTAATGTTAGAACAATTTACCAATATTTTCATCCAAAAGTATGTCAAACAAATTCACTATTAATGGGGCTTACAATTTTAGAACCTAACAATATGTGAAACACAATGCCATGTCATACACATGAAAGAAGAACAGAATGCTACTTATATATAGATGTAGCAGAAGGTCAAAGAGTAATTCACTTAATGGGCAAACCTCAAGAAACTAAACACTTAGTTGTTAAAAATGAAGGATTTGTCATTTCGGCTCCTTGAAGTATTCACTCAGGAGTAGGAACAAGTAACTATGCTTTTATTTGAGCAATGGGTGGAGAAAATCTTGACTATACAGATATGCAAGGTGTTAAAACAATAGATCTAAAATAG
- a CDS encoding glycoside hydrolase family 88 protein, with the protein MFRNLNNSLIYEKEFNDTKLLTKEEIKKALDLIIKQVDQNIDYFGKEFMIANTFNNKYQKIYSSEWTDGFWTGILWLAYEYTNNNKYKELALEHVKWYKKRIKEKILVDHHDMGFLYSPSCVAAYKLTKNQEAKEAALLAADNLISRYQEKGKFIQAWGNIGANDNYRLIIDCLLNIPLLYWASDYDRKNYFDKALNHFNTSLHTVIREDGTTYHTYFFDAKTNKPLCGKTRQGYSDDSCWARGQAWGIYGIPLTLKYAKNNSKIDKNAYQIYQKVLNQFLNNLPQDDYVCYWDLIFNEKADQSRDSSASAIAVCGILEMLKITQKDYKTDLYEKSAHLILRNLINKYHNKKIEPGTPILLHGVYSWHSKKGVDEGNIWGDYYYFEALMRLYKKDWNPYW; encoded by the coding sequence GTGTTTAGAAATCTAAATAATTCATTAATCTATGAAAAAGAATTCAATGATACAAAACTATTAACTAAAGAAGAAATTAAAAAAGCTCTTGATTTAATAATCAAGCAAGTTGATCAAAATATTGATTATTTTGGCAAAGAATTTATGATTGCCAACACATTCAATAATAAATATCAAAAAATTTATTCTAGTGAATGAACAGATGGATTTTGAACAGGAATTCTTTGATTAGCTTATGAATACACTAATAATAATAAATATAAAGAATTAGCACTTGAGCATGTCAAATGATACAAAAAAAGAATTAAAGAAAAAATATTGGTTGATCATCATGACATGGGATTCTTGTATTCACCAAGTTGTGTTGCAGCATATAAATTAACTAAAAATCAAGAAGCAAAAGAGGCTGCTCTTTTAGCTGCAGATAATCTTATAAGTAGATATCAAGAAAAAGGCAAATTTATACAAGCTTGAGGAAATATTGGGGCAAATGATAATTATCGTTTAATTATTGACTGCTTATTAAATATTCCTTTATTATATTGAGCTTCTGATTATGATAGAAAAAATTATTTCGATAAAGCATTAAATCATTTTAATACTTCTTTGCATACTGTTATAAGAGAAGACGGAACAACATATCATACATACTTTTTTGATGCTAAAACAAACAAACCTTTATGTGGTAAAACTAGACAAGGTTATAGTGATGACTCTTGCTGAGCAAGAGGACAAGCGTGAGGTATATATGGAATTCCACTTACATTAAAATATGCAAAAAATAATTCAAAAATAGATAAAAACGCTTATCAAATTTATCAAAAAGTGTTAAATCAATTTTTAAATAATTTGCCTCAAGATGATTATGTTTGTTACTGAGATTTAATTTTTAATGAAAAGGCAGATCAATCACGCGACTCATCAGCTAGTGCTATAGCAGTTTGTGGTATTTTAGAAATGCTTAAAATTACTCAAAAAGACTATAAAACAGATTTATACGAAAAATCAGCTCATTTAATTTTAAGAAATTTAATTAATAAATATCACAATAAAAAAATTGAACCTGGAACACCAATTTTATTGCATGGAGTTTATTCATGACATTCAAAAAAAGGTGTTGATGAAGGAAATATTTGAGGTGATTATTATTACTTTGAAGCACTAATGAGACTATATAAAAAGGATTGAAATCCTTATTGATAA
- a CDS encoding PTS sugar transporter subunit IIB: MAKIVQCRVDERLMHGQASIWMQVNGSNSVIVANDEAAVSETQQQLMKVTVPEGVRCSFYSVDKLIEIWPKAADWQLIYIVVKSIDDVYKLALGKLPIEEINIGNVHTREDRVRITPSVNLSKDEKAKIKEMIDLGIKFNTASLPGVTKGLVDQNKLIS; encoded by the coding sequence ATGGCAAAAATTGTTCAATGTAGAGTTGATGAAAGATTGATGCATGGACAAGCATCTATTTGAATGCAAGTAAATGGATCAAACTCAGTTATTGTTGCTAACGATGAAGCAGCAGTTTCGGAAACTCAACAACAATTAATGAAAGTTACTGTACCAGAAGGGGTTAGATGTAGCTTTTATTCAGTTGATAAATTAATAGAAATTTGACCTAAAGCTGCTGATTGACAATTAATTTACATTGTTGTTAAAAGTATCGATGATGTTTATAAATTAGCTTTAGGAAAATTACCAATTGAAGAAATAAATATTGGTAATGTTCATACAAGAGAAGATCGTGTAAGAATTACACCTTCAGTTAATCTAAGTAAAGATGAAAAAGCAAAAATTAAAGAAATGATTGATTTAGGAATTAAGTTTAATACTGCAAGCCTTCCTGGTGTAACTAAAGGTTTAGTTGACCAAAATAAATTAATTAGTTAG
- a CDS encoding PTS sugar transporter subunit IIC: protein MEISIIQAIFIGVWAAVAITGTMMGTYTATPIVYALGVGIILGDIQTAVIVGAAGQTVWLGFGISQGGVRPPDPIAPGIFATVVAIVEKHGSAQPISIGDAGIYIGYSIPVGILMQLLTTLLFTLMSPISEIAKKQITKGKFKTFKFLSHVTILVLMIITFGFGLLVGVSANGIARFSSSIPDWLRTGLRVAGGMLPALGFALILKVMLKKEYIGFALLGYFLALVFEVISKITGQAFSVLALALTAMAFVLIIISIKKLAGIKEAAGVARNISNTSSNNENNKGGQQDGI, encoded by the coding sequence ATGGAAATTTCAATTATTCAAGCTATCTTTATCGGAGTTTGAGCCGCGGTAGCAATAACAGGTACTATGATGGGGACCTATACAGCAACACCAATAGTTTATGCTTTAGGTGTTGGAATAATTTTAGGGGATATTCAAACCGCTGTTATTGTTGGAGCTGCTGGTCAAACTGTTTGATTAGGCTTTGGTATTTCACAAGGTGGTGTTAGACCGCCAGATCCAATTGCACCAGGTATTTTTGCCACAGTTGTTGCAATTGTTGAAAAACACGGAAGCGCACAACCTATTTCAATTGGGGATGCTGGTATTTATATTGGATATTCAATTCCAGTGGGAATCTTAATGCAATTATTAACAACATTATTATTCACATTAATGTCACCGATAAGTGAAATAGCCAAAAAACAAATTACAAAAGGCAAATTTAAAACTTTTAAATTCTTATCTCATGTAACTATTTTAGTCTTGATGATCATTACATTTGGATTTGGTTTATTAGTTGGTGTTTCAGCTAATGGAATAGCTAGATTCTCAAGCAGTATTCCAGATTGATTAAGAACCGGATTAAGAGTTGCTGGTGGTATGCTTCCTGCTTTAGGTTTTGCTTTAATATTAAAAGTTATGCTCAAAAAAGAATATATTGGTTTTGCTTTATTAGGTTACTTTTTAGCTTTGGTATTTGAAGTTATTTCAAAAATCACAGGTCAAGCATTCTCGGTATTAGCTCTTGCTCTTACTGCCATGGCTTTTGTCTTGATCATAATATCAATAAAAAAATTAGCAGGTATTAAAGAAGCAGCTGGAGTAGCTCGAAACATAAGTAACACAAGCAGTAATAATGAAAATAACAAGGGAGGTCAACAAGATGGAATCTAA
- a CDS encoding PTS system mannose/fructose/sorbose family transporter subunit IID: protein MESNNKDFVQVNQAQTKKLSIWTYIIVALRSYFLQSGFNYANFQGLGYANIIYPALKKIYGYGTQQFKDALLNNIEFYNTNPQCIPLITSIHIQLLNNGTSWADARTIKMSLMGPLSGIGDSLTQYAIYPLFSVIAIGFAQSGNILGPIIFIVGMNITLITIRLTLGILGYKLGEVAIAKLSKHMQSIIKIASMLGVTIISALALRLTKVKFTLQFSQRVDAGASGFQEQVISIQNILDNIMPLFASGIWVIFIYFMVTKYKWSPYKVIVVTILVGVTAGVFGILGV from the coding sequence ATGGAATCTAATAACAAAGATTTTGTGCAAGTTAATCAAGCTCAAACTAAAAAGCTTTCAATTTGAACTTACATTATTGTTGCTTTAAGAAGTTATTTTCTTCAATCAGGCTTTAACTATGCTAACTTTCAAGGTTTAGGCTATGCCAACATAATTTATCCTGCTTTAAAGAAAATTTATGGTTATGGAACTCAACAATTCAAAGATGCTTTACTAAATAATATAGAATTCTATAATACTAACCCTCAATGTATTCCGCTTATAACTTCAATTCACATTCAACTTTTAAACAATGGGACAAGTTGAGCAGATGCAAGAACTATAAAAATGTCATTGATGGGACCTTTGAGTGGTATTGGGGATTCATTAACACAATATGCAATTTATCCTTTATTTTCTGTTATAGCAATTGGTTTTGCTCAAAGCGGAAATATACTAGGACCTATTATCTTTATAGTAGGAATGAACATCACATTAATAACAATCAGATTAACTTTAGGTATTTTAGGATACAAACTAGGTGAAGTTGCAATAGCTAAATTATCTAAACACATGCAAAGCATAATTAAAATTGCTAGCATGCTTGGGGTAACAATTATTTCAGCTCTTGCATTAAGATTAACAAAAGTTAAATTTACTTTACAATTTTCACAACGTGTTGATGCAGGTGCATCAGGATTTCAAGAACAAGTTATTTCAATTCAAAATATTTTAGACAACATTATGCCACTATTTGCTTCAGGAATATGAGTTATCTTTATTTACTTTATGGTAACTAAATATAAATGAAGTCCATATAAAGTTATTGTAGTAACTATTTTAGTTGGTGTTACTGCTGGAGTATTTGGAATTTTAGGTGTTTAA
- a CDS encoding PTS sugar transporter subunit IIA, giving the protein METKILVIGHSQFPRVVVEGLKFVSGIEEDIDYKYIDNDHSIDELKNDLEKYLEKCENIIIFADLPGGSPHRLAVETIEKTKKKNAIVIAGAGMPMIMDIAFKVILIKFKSFDEIICFIGEKKKNLDKYIMITGA; this is encoded by the coding sequence ATGGAAACAAAAATTTTGGTAATAGGACATTCACAATTTCCCCGAGTTGTTGTTGAAGGTCTTAAATTTGTTAGTGGTATTGAAGAAGACATTGATTATAAATATATAGATAATGATCATTCAATAGATGAACTTAAAAATGATTTAGAAAAATATTTAGAAAAATGTGAAAATATAATCATTTTTGCGGATTTACCAGGCGGATCACCGCATCGTCTAGCGGTTGAAACTATTGAAAAAACTAAAAAGAAAAATGCAATAGTTATTGCTGGTGCAGGAATGCCTATGATTATGGATATTGCTTTTAAAGTTATACTAATAAAATTCAAATCATTTGACGAAATAATCTGTTTTATAGGTGAAAAGAAAAAAAATTTAGATAAATACATTATGATCACAGGAGCTTAA
- a CDS encoding preprotein translocase subunit YajC yields the protein MDLAVKIVLFILLGLFILQIIVVTVILPILKKKRDEKIAREHKELVKNIKSGHEVLLQNGIYGTYVNSSGDETFNMRINEENNVIIKVNKSAILGFFDKDIAKKIEQRKQK from the coding sequence ATGGATTTAGCAGTTAAAATTGTTTTATTTATTTTACTAGGTTTATTTATTCTACAAATAATAGTTGTAACAGTTATTTTGCCTATTTTAAAAAAGAAAAGAGATGAAAAAATAGCAAGGGAACATAAAGAACTAGTTAAGAATATTAAAAGTGGTCATGAAGTTTTACTTCAAAATGGAATTTATGGAACATATGTAAATTCTAGTGGCGACGAAACTTTTAATATGAGAATAAATGAAGAAAATAATGTAATTATCAAAGTTAACAAAAGTGCAATACTTGGTTTCTTTGACAAGGATATTGCAAAAAAGATTGAACAAAGAAAACAAAAATAA
- the kduD gene encoding 2-dehydro-3-deoxy-D-gluconate 5-dehydrogenase KduD, whose amino-acid sequence MDFKFNKDYFSVKDKVVIITGANMGLGLAYAKALSNCGAKLVISHFDTNTKEIENFCAKNKTELLLVQGDLTKEADRNKLIEEAIKKFKHIDALVNNAGTIIREPILEFSEKSWNKVIDINMNAVWFLSQKVAQIMKKQGYGKIINIASMLSYQGGILVPAYTASKHAVAGLTKAFTTELAKYNIQVNAIAPGYVETANTQAIRDDAKRNQSILERIPAGHWAKPEEIAGAVVFLCSKASDYISGAIIPVDGGFLCR is encoded by the coding sequence ATGGATTTTAAATTTAATAAAGACTATTTTTCAGTTAAGGACAAAGTTGTTATTATTACAGGTGCAAACATGGGATTAGGTTTAGCTTATGCTAAAGCTTTATCAAATTGTGGCGCCAAATTAGTTATTAGTCATTTTGACACAAATACAAAAGAAATAGAAAACTTTTGTGCTAAAAACAAAACAGAATTATTGCTTGTTCAAGGTGACTTAACTAAAGAAGCAGATAGAAATAAATTAATAGAAGAAGCTATTAAAAAATTCAAACATATTGATGCTCTAGTAAACAATGCTGGCACTATAATTCGTGAACCAATATTGGAATTTAGTGAAAAATCTTGAAATAAAGTTATTGATATAAATATGAATGCTGTTTGATTCTTAAGTCAAAAAGTAGCTCAAATAATGAAAAAGCAAGGCTATGGAAAAATTATAAATATTGCATCAATGCTTTCATACCAAGGTGGAATATTAGTTCCAGCTTATACAGCTTCTAAACATGCAGTTGCAGGATTAACAAAAGCTTTTACAACTGAGCTTGCAAAATATAACATTCAAGTTAATGCAATTGCTCCAGGTTATGTAGAAACAGCAAATACACAAGCAATAAGAGATGACGCTAAAAGAAATCAATCAATTTTAGAAAGAATTCCTGCAGGTCATTGAGCAAAACCAGAAGAAATTGCCGGTGCTGTTGTATTCTTGTGTTCTAAAGCAAGTGACTACATCTCAGGAGCAATAATTCCTGTTGATGGTGGTTTCTTATGTCGTTAA
- a CDS encoding bifunctional 4-hydroxy-2-oxoglutarate aldolase/2-dehydro-3-deoxy-phosphogluconate aldolase, with translation MSLSALDLIKKEKLIAVIRYNSYEEAKKAIETCIKGGIKIIEITLTTPEALKLIKEFSKSKVLIGAGTVVSHEDAYKSVKSGAKFLVSPHFSDSVNEVSQISEIPYLAGVMTPTEAISAYRQGSKLLKVFPSEIVGPNFISGLLKPFPFLELMPSGGVNLDNAAAWLKSGAKAISVGSNLLAGQSEKEKLESIKKYLKIVNG, from the coding sequence ATGTCGTTAAGTGCTTTAGATTTAATTAAAAAAGAAAAACTAATTGCCGTAATAAGATATAACTCTTATGAAGAAGCAAAAAAAGCTATTGAAACATGCATAAAAGGTGGAATTAAAATAATAGAAATTACTTTAACCACACCTGAAGCTTTGAAGCTTATTAAAGAATTTTCTAAATCAAAAGTCTTAATTGGAGCTGGGACAGTTGTAAGTCATGAAGATGCCTATAAATCAGTAAAAAGTGGAGCTAAATTTTTAGTTAGTCCACACTTTAGTGATTCAGTCAACGAAGTTTCGCAAATATCAGAGATACCTTATTTAGCTGGTGTTATGACGCCAACAGAAGCAATAAGTGCTTATAGACAAGGTAGTAAATTACTAAAAGTTTTTCCAAGTGAAATTGTTGGTCCAAATTTTATAAGCGGTCTACTTAAACCTTTTCCATTTTTGGAATTGATGCCAAGTGGAGGAGTAAATTTGGATAATGCAGCAGCTTGACTAAAATCAGGAGCTAAAGCAATAAGTGTTGGCTCTAACTTGTTAGCTGGACAAAGTGAAAAAGAAAAACTTGAAAGTATTAAGAAATATTTAAAAATAGTAAATGGCTAA
- a CDS encoding PfkB family carbohydrate kinase: MAKILCIGETLIRHQKDYYNSQSIIKYYVGGDALNVATSLSILGNDVEYLSVLNKESFYYQDILNHLNKYNIKQNFMIYENQRIGLYNVIKGNEFISSKVIYDRDNSCYKLIKDFQNFNDKLLANIDYIYLSGITISINKKLNSYILEILKKAKKLNKKIVIDINYRPTLWNNKYADFKKEIDPFLNLSDIVFGWISEQNYCKSNSSISAKDFDKLTCLIDKKYKNIELIISPNKVISQQIANIKSLAISNKKIYESESIKYQPIYPIGSGDSFVAAFLNYYVNNKKIKECLDFATKAYALKNYFEYDFNPCNQEQINNVSNESFELER, from the coding sequence ATGGCTAAAATATTATGTATCGGCGAAACTTTAATAAGACATCAAAAAGATTATTACAACAGTCAAAGCATAATTAAATATTATGTTGGCGGAGACGCTTTAAATGTAGCAACTAGTTTATCAATATTAGGCAATGATGTTGAATATTTAAGTGTTTTAAATAAAGAAAGTTTTTATTATCAAGACATTTTAAACCACTTGAATAAATACAATATTAAACAAAATTTTATGATTTATGAAAATCAAAGAATTGGTCTCTATAATGTTATCAAAGGCAATGAATTTATTAGCAGCAAAGTAATTTATGATCGTGATAATTCATGCTATAAATTAATCAAAGATTTTCAAAATTTTAATGACAAATTGCTAGCGAATATTGATTATATTTATCTCAGCGGAATAACAATTTCGATTAATAAAAAATTAAATTCTTATATTTTAGAAATATTAAAAAAAGCTAAAAAATTAAACAAAAAAATTGTTATAGATATCAATTATCGACCAACTTTATGAAATAACAAATATGCTGATTTTAAAAAAGAAATTGATCCATTTTTAAATTTGTCTGATATTGTTTTTGGTTGAATTTCAGAACAAAATTATTGCAAAAGTAATAGTTCAATAAGTGCAAAAGATTTTGACAAATTAACCTGTTTAATAGATAAAAAATACAAAAATATCGAATTGATAATTTCACCAAACAAGGTTATTAGCCAACAAATTGCTAATATAAAATCCTTAGCTATTTCTAATAAAAAAATATATGAATCTGAATCAATAAAATATCAACCAATTTATCCAATTGGGTCGGGCGATTCCTTTGTGGCAGCTTTTCTAAATTATTATGTCAACAATAAAAAAATAAAAGAATGTTTAGATTTTGCAACTAAAGCATATGCATTAAAAAATTATTTTGAATATGACTTTAATCCTTGCAATCAAGAACAAATAAATAATGTAAGTAATGAATCTTTTGAACTTGAAAGGTAA